In Pantoea agglomerans, the genomic stretch AGCAGCATCACCGGAATTTCCAGCCCGGCCGCCGTGCCCATCAGCAGCCCCGCCAGCTTCTCCGGCAGGCCGAGCGTGACGCTGATATAGAGCGGCATATCGATGATATACATGGTGTTGCAGGTCCACATCGTCACCGAGGCGATAAACAGCAGTCGCACGTCGCGGTCGCGCCAGCCGCTTAACGGCATGCCGCCGCTCTGCATCAGCGGCTCGGCGCGCGGCACCGACGGCAGGGTGAACTTGATCAGCAGAATGCAGAGCAGAAACAGCGCCGCCGCCACCAGGAAGAGCGTCACAAAGCCAAAGTTAAGCGCCAGCGCAAACGACAGCGGCGGGCCGATGACCCAGGCGAGCGAAAGCTGGGCGCGCATCACCGAGCTGAACATCACCGCTTCGCGCGCCGACCGATCGGCATACTCGCGCGCCAGCGCGAAGATCTGCGGCATTGACACGCTGGCCAGCGCCGAGAGCAGCACGCCCAGGGTAATCAGCGTCAGATAGTGGCGGGTAAAGGCGAACAGCAGCGCGTTGCAAAACGCCATCGCACAGCAAAAGAGGATCAGCGTGCGGCGATCGCCGCGGCTGTCAGAGCGCTTCGCCACCAGCATGCTGACCAGGATGCCCGCGATGGCGTTAACGGTAAAAAAGAGCCCGACCCAGAGGGGGCGCGCCTGCACTTCTCGCGTCAGAAACAGGCTCAGCGTCGGCGCCTGCAGCGCGCCGGCAACGCCGATCATAAAAGAGGCGGCCATAAAGGCGAGAAAGACCGGATTGATACGGCGCTTCCGGGTTAACAGCGACTTCATAGCGACATCCCTTTACGGTGGTAAAAGCAGGAAAACAAGAGAGAGGATTCTAGCGCAACAGAAAAAAGCCAGCAGGAAAAATCTCTGCTGGCGGTGTAATTGCACCCTACTCAGAAAGATCCCGCCGCAGCGGAATCGTGGTCGAGCGCCATTCCGTATTGAATGCCTCCCGCTCTTCCAATAGCGCTCAGTTTGCCCTTAATATGAGGCAGGAAAAACTGAGCGCTTTTCACAGGGAGTTCCTCTTTTATGTCCTCATCACGCCTTAAGCAGCAGTTTATCCGCCTGTGGCAAAGCTGCCAGGGCGAAAGCCAGCTGGTCACGCTCAGCGAGCTGGCTGAGCAGCTGCACTGCTCGCGTCGCCATATGCGTAACCTGCTTAACGCGATGCAGGAGGCGGGCTGGCTCACCTGGCAGGCAGAGGCGGGACGAGGCAAGCGCTCGCAGCTTATTTTCCGTTATACCGGCCTGGCGCTGCAGCAGCAGCGCGCTGAGGATCTGCTGGCGCAGGATCGCATCGATCAGCTGGTGCAGCTGGTGGGCGACAAGGCGGAGGTGCGCCAGATGATCCGCGCCCATCTCGGCCGCAGCTTTCGCCAGGGTAAACATATTCTGCGCGTGCTCTACTATCGCCCGCTGCTAAACCTGCTGCCCGGCTCGCCGCTGCGCCGTTCTGAAACGCATCTGGCGCGTCAGATCTTCAACGGCCTGACGCGTATAAATGAGGAAAACGGGGAAGTAGAGGCGGATATCGCCCATCACTGGCAGGCGATCTCGCCGCTGCACTGGCGTTTTTACCTGCGCCCGGCGATCCGCTTTCATCACGGCCGCGAGCTGGAGATGGCGGACGTGACGTCGAGCCTGGAACGCCTGCGTCCGCAGCCGCTCTTCTCCCATATTCAGCGCATTGATTCACCCGCGCCCTGGACGCTGGATCTCCATCTGAGCGAACCCGACGACTGGCTGCCGTGGCTGCTCGGCAGCGTCAGCGCCATGATCCTGCCGCGTGAATGGCCGCAGATGCGCGACTTCGCCCGCCATCCGGTCGGCACCGGCCCCTATCGCGTAGTGCGCAACCAGCAGAGTCAGCTGAAGATCGAGGCGTTTGACGACTACTTTGGCTTTCGCGCCCTGATCGATGATGTCTCTATCTGGGTGCTGCCGGAGATTAGCGACGAGCTGGTTTACGCCGGCGTGCGTCTGCAAGGTGCCGCCGAGGATGAAAAACTGGAAGAGAGCCGTCTTGAAGAGGGCTGCTATTTTCTGCTGTTCGACCAGCGCTCCGCTCAGGGACGCGATGCCGCCGTCCGGCGCTGGCTCTGCCATCTGCTGAATCCCGTCGCCCTGCTTAACTATGCCGAGGCTGGCTACCAGCGCTACTGGTATCCCGCTTACGGCCTGCTGCCGCGCTGGCATCATCGCCGCGATCTTACGCCGGCGACCAAGCCGCCCGGGCTGGAGAGCCTGACGCTGACGTGGTACAGCCAGCACGTGGAGCATGAGGGGATCGCCAGCGCGCTGCGCCCGCTGCTGGCGCAGCATAACGTGCGGCTGATTACCCGCGCGGTCGAGTATGAAACCTGGCATCAGGGCGAGGCGGAAAGCGACATCTGGCTCGGCAGCGTCAATTTCACTCTGCCGCTGGAGTATTCGCTGTTCGCCCAGCTCTACGAGCTTCCGCTGCTGCATCACTGTCTGCCGCTCGACTGGGAAGCGGACGCCGCGCGCTGGCGAGGCAAAACCCTGCCGCTGGCGGAGTGGAGCAAACGGCTGCTGGATGCGGATAGTCTGCATCCGCTGTTTCATCACTGGCTGCTGCTCGAAGGCCAGCGCAGCATGCGCGGCGTGCGCCTGAATACCCTCGGCTGGTTCGACTTTAAATCCGCCTGGTTCGCGCCGCCGACGCTGTGACGCTTTCCCCCTGGCGACGAAATGTCTAGAATGAGCCGTTCTCAACGGGGTGCCTGCAAAAGGCTGAGAGAAACCCGTCGAACCTGATTCGGTTAATACCGACGTAGGGATTTGAGAGGCTGCTACGCTCAGATCCTTTGCGACTCATAACAATTCTCCCTCAGGAGCGCAAAGTGGTTAAACAGATCCTCCCTCTGCTGATGTTGCTGTCCGTGCCGGCGCTGGCGGCAAAACCGGCCCTGACCGTCTACACCTACGACTCCTTTTCCGCCGAATGGGGCCCCGGCCCGGCGGTGAAAAAAGCCTTTGAGGCGCAGTGCGGCTGCGAGCTGCGCTATGTGGCGCTGGAGGATGGCGTCTCGCTGCTGAACCGCGTGCGCATGGAAGGCAAAAACAGCAAGGCTGACGTGGTGCTCGGCCTCGATAACAACCTGCTACAGGCGGCGCAGCAGACCGGCCTGTTCGCTAAAAGCGGGGTCGATCTCCATAACCTGACGCTGCCGGGCGGCTGGCAGGATCAAACCTTCGTGCCCTTCGACTACGGCTACTTCGCCTTCGTCTATGACAAAACGCGCCTTAAAAACCCGCCCACCAGCCTGAAAGAGCTGGTGGAGAGCCCGCAAAAATGGCGCGTGATCTACGAAGATCCGCGCACCAGCACCCCGGGTCTGGGTCTGCTGCTCTGGATGCAGAAGGTTTACGGCGACAAGGCGCCAGAGGCCTGGCAGAAGCTGGCGCAGAAAACCGTTACCGTGACCAAGGGCTGGAGTGAAGCCTACGGCCTGTTCCTGAAAGGGGAAGGCGATCTGGTGTTGAGCTACACCACCTCGCCCGCCTATCACCTGATCGAAGAGAAGAAAGAGAATTACGCCGCCGCGCCGTTCGCCGAAGGCCACTATTTGCAGGTCGAGGTTGCCGCGCAGCTTGCCAGCAGCAAGCAGCCGAAGCTGGCGCAGCAGTTTATGCAGTTTATGCTGACCCCCGCCTTCCAGAACACCATCCCGACCGGCAACTGGATGTATCCGGTGATAAAAAGCGATCTGCCCGCGGGCTATCAGACCCTGAGCGTGCCGCAAACCGCGCTGCAGTTTAGCCCGCAGGAAGTCGCGCAGCAGCGCG encodes the following:
- the thiB gene encoding thiamine ABC transporter substrate binding subunit; the encoded protein is MVKQILPLLMLLSVPALAAKPALTVYTYDSFSAEWGPGPAVKKAFEAQCGCELRYVALEDGVSLLNRVRMEGKNSKADVVLGLDNNLLQAAQQTGLFAKSGVDLHNLTLPGGWQDQTFVPFDYGYFAFVYDKTRLKNPPTSLKELVESPQKWRVIYEDPRTSTPGLGLLLWMQKVYGDKAPEAWQKLAQKTVTVTKGWSEAYGLFLKGEGDLVLSYTTSPAYHLIEEKKENYAAAPFAEGHYLQVEVAAQLASSKQPKLAQQFMQFMLTPAFQNTIPTGNWMYPVIKSDLPAGYQTLSVPQTALQFSPQEVAQQRADWISAWQRAVSR
- the sgrR gene encoding HTH-type transcriptional regulator SgrR; protein product: MSSSRLKQQFIRLWQSCQGESQLVTLSELAEQLHCSRRHMRNLLNAMQEAGWLTWQAEAGRGKRSQLIFRYTGLALQQQRAEDLLAQDRIDQLVQLVGDKAEVRQMIRAHLGRSFRQGKHILRVLYYRPLLNLLPGSPLRRSETHLARQIFNGLTRINEENGEVEADIAHHWQAISPLHWRFYLRPAIRFHHGRELEMADVTSSLERLRPQPLFSHIQRIDSPAPWTLDLHLSEPDDWLPWLLGSVSAMILPREWPQMRDFARHPVGTGPYRVVRNQQSQLKIEAFDDYFGFRALIDDVSIWVLPEISDELVYAGVRLQGAAEDEKLEESRLEEGCYFLLFDQRSAQGRDAAVRRWLCHLLNPVALLNYAEAGYQRYWYPAYGLLPRWHHRRDLTPATKPPGLESLTLTWYSQHVEHEGIASALRPLLAQHNVRLITRAVEYETWHQGEAESDIWLGSVNFTLPLEYSLFAQLYELPLLHHCLPLDWEADAARWRGKTLPLAEWSKRLLDADSLHPLFHHWLLLEGQRSMRGVRLNTLGWFDFKSAWFAPPTL
- a CDS encoding MFS transporter translates to MKSLLTRKRRINPVFLAFMAASFMIGVAGALQAPTLSLFLTREVQARPLWVGLFFTVNAIAGILVSMLVAKRSDSRGDRRTLILFCCAMAFCNALLFAFTRHYLTLITLGVLLSALASVSMPQIFALAREYADRSAREAVMFSSVMRAQLSLAWVIGPPLSFALALNFGFVTLFLVAAALFLLCILLIKFTLPSVPRAEPLMQSGGMPLSGWRDRDVRLLFIASVTMWTCNTMYIIDMPLYISVTLGLPEKLAGLLMGTAAGLEIPVMLLAGHYAKRVGKRNLMLIALAAGILFYAGLAMFASQTALMVLQLFNAVFIGIIAGIGMLWFQDLMPGRPGAATTMFTNSISTGMILAGVIQGTLSERFGHIAVYWLALGLAVAAFAMSARVKNV